From the Clostridium sp. Marseille-P299 genome, the window TAGCAAAAAGATCTTTGCATTATCAGTAAAAATCTCAACGAAAGCTTTTCCTTCTATAAATGGTACAACCGTCTCTTCTTTTAATTCTTTATGTACAACCGCTACACTTCTTATATTCGGATTAAAACACTCCACCTGATAGTAAAAAGCTACATCAGGAAGATTTTTTGCAATCATTTCATCAATTTCTATCCTATGAAATACATCATCATAGATTACTGCAAGATGTTTGTTTATACTTTTGTTTGCAAGTTTTTGTAATGCGTACTCATAAATAGCTCTCTCATAATTTTGATATGTCGTTCGATCATTTTCCTTATTTTTAATTATATTTGCATATAAATATGCTTTCTTTTTATCTGGTAACTTATTATTATAATTAAAATACGTTAATATGAAATGATTAAATGGTTCATAATTTTCATCACTTAGTGAATACATATAGTACTCAGGCAATTCTGTAATTCTTAATTGTTCCAAAATCCCTTTATAATACCATTCGTTTACATTTACATCTTTAATATGATTTCGTATTAGCAATGTACATATCGCAATTAATGTCTCTTTTAATTTATAACATTCATATACCTTACGTAGTATATAAAACAACAATTGATTACTTTCCTTCGCTTTTGATGCTAAGTAAGTAATTTGTCTAGCTAAATCAATAGAAAAGTACTGATTTCGTAAAGCAAATGCTAAAACTCTAAGTTCAAATGAGTCCAAACTTTTTACAAGTGAAGGTTCTTCCACCATTAGATAAATTGCCTCATAATAAAGTACCGGGCTCATACAACCACTCATACATTGGTCTTTGATATCCTCATACTTTTTTAAAAGATTAAACTCATAACTCTTATCTATATATAGCAAACACCATAATAAAAGAAACGATTTTTCTTCTCTTTCATAAATTCTTCTAATTGCCTTCGTAGCATTAACAATATCCTCATTATTTTTATATACTAAAGTTCGTAAATACGTAGATACTCCTGATATCACTGGATACTGGCTATCCTCAATGGTAATACTTTCCTCTACCTCATTTAAAAGCTTTAGTGCTTCACACTCATCACCAGAAATCAACTCCACATGAGCCTGATATAACTTAAAATACGCATTATAAAGCTCCTGATTTCTTACTTCCTCTAGTAATTTTTTTGCACTTCGTTCATATTCTTCTGCAGAAATTTGATTGAATCGAAACCTTATATAATTACGCACAAATAATACGCAGTATTGTTTATTCTTGCGCTCTTTGATACGTTCCTCTGCTCGTTCTCTTTTACGCACTACCTTTACACGAATTATAAACGTTTGATGAACAGTTTCAATATAGATATTCCCATGATGAACCCCATCTTTCATATCTTCCGCTTTTACAACAAAGTTCAGTTCATATCGATCACCGATAAAATTATCTGCCCAAATAATTTTACGTTCTATCTCAAGAAACGGAGCATCCGTTGAAATACGTAATTTTGCGTATCCCCATCCCTCTTTTGTAAGAACAACTTTATCCATAAAGCTATATAAACTTGCTTCATATTCATAATTTGTCTTTTCAACTTTGAATTTCACTGCTACTTTTTTATGTACAGACACTAAAAACTCATCCATTGCTTGGCTCATGCCACTACTTCTTCGCAATGCATTATAAACAAGAATATTTTTTTTATAGTAATAATTTAATAGTCTAGGCAATTCTTCTGACTTAAACAATTGCTTAGCTTCTGACCAATCACTTTTTGCCAAATTTGCAAATTGAATTAAATCTTTCATCTTACCAATGGAGCTTGATATGCTTGGCTCCTCTACCTGAATTTTTACAGGAAGCTTAATTTCACCACAATCCGTAATAATATCAATAAACGCATCTATTACTCGTCCCGCTTCCAATTCTTTTGCAATCACGCGAAATTCAATTAAATTATTTTCTCCATAAAAATGTTTTTTATCGATACATAAAAATCTGCTCGAAGAATAAAGTACCCCTTTTATCTTAGAATTAATACTATTATATATAGTAAAATTTCCATCCTGGGTACCACCAGATTCAACGGTTATAAAAAGTTCTTCTTCAGATAGAAGAATATTCGGTAATTCATATGTGAATTCACCTCTAGATAACTGTTCAATTTTTTCTTTCAAAATGTTCACCTCAAGCATAATAAGACTTAACTCTCACGTTTATAGCCCGTAATTTTAGCACTAATGTTCGACTAATTATACCACTTTTACCGTTTTTTATCAATAAAACTACATATTGAAAAAGTGTTTCCACGTAATCTTCCAATTGTCGGTTTCAAACCTTGATCGACATGGATTTTACATAGAAACACTTTCAAATATTTTGCATTCGATTTGTTAAAGCATCCAATGCTGTCCGTTATTTTTACACGCTTACACTCAATTCCATTTACGCTTCTTTATTCTTCAGATATAAGAATAAATTCTTGAGTCTCGTCATTTAATTTGTAGACATCCTTTCCGTCTAGGGATACATAATAAATACCAACAAGTTGCTGGCCATTATCCATCTTATCAAAGACATTAAGGCAATAAGTATTTTCTCCATTTACTGTTGTCGGCCACTCATCAACTTCAACGATGTAATCTTTTAGATCTTTACTTAGCCCAAGTACTTTCTTGGATAGCTTTGCTACACGTTCAATTGCTGCATCTTTACTTATTTCTTCACCTTCTGGTGTTGCAGTTTCTACCTTATCTAATGGGAACTTTGTAAATGCAGATATCACACCAGCATTATCATAGTAATAAAGAGTTCCATTCTCCTTTAAAACAATTATCTCAGGATTTATTTCTACACCGTCCTTAGAAATAACATAGGCATAATACTCTTTTCCTTCAATAGACAAGGGCTCCTTTTTAAGAACAACGGTATATTGATTATCTGCAATAGCATCTGTTACTAATTTAAGCGCCTCTGCTTCCGTTACTTTTGGAGCTTCTGTCACTGTTGCCTCGCCTGTGACCTCAGGCGTAGGTGAAACTGCAGGTTTAACTGTTACTTCAGGTGTTGGCGTTACAGTTACCCCAATTGTTGGTTCTGTTGTAACGCTTGGTGTAACTAAGTCTGTCCCATCAGTTTGTTTTACTTTATTGTTATGTAATACACTTGCAACTACAATCGCACCAACACAGACGATACCTATGATAGCTACTAATGTATAGGATTTTCTTGATGATTTTTTATTTCTTCTACTTCTTTTTTTATTCGCCATAGTCTTCCTCCTTAGATTATAAGAACACACCAATTTTGAAGGCCATATTCTTTACTATAATAAATATAACATGTTTTATGAAAATATCAATGAAATTTGTGTTACTAATTGTTACATATATCCTCCAAAGATGTTACAAGACCACAGTATATCCTAAATTTTGTTGAAACAAATCACATGTGCGTTCAGATAAAATGAAGTTTTTCAAATATTTCCTAATTTCTTTAGTAGAATATCCTTTTTCATGTACTTTTTACCATAAGTTGCTTTTTAACAAATATTTTATTGACATTTACTCAGAATAATGTAATAATGTAGTTGTAAAACTGCCAGTGTGAACTACACTGTGATGGTTTATATCCCCGGAGTAAAAATAGATAGGTGTTCCCCCATTATTTCCTTCACCTATCTATTATCTCCTCCCTTACTAAGCGTAGATTTCCCCGAATCTACGCTTTTTTTATTTTATAGGATTCAGTTGTCAAAAGCCCTGTCAACCTTATAGAAATGAATATTATTGAAAGTCAAGTGCAACTCTACCAGAGCCACCATCAATATAAATAGAATTATTTGCTGTAATATTATTTCTTTTAAAGTCATCCATCATTTTTTCTCCAGCTACCCAGATTCCACCCGAACCTGCATCACCCCTGAGATTAAAGTTATCAATGGTATCTTTTATTGCGAGTGTTATATTTCCACTTCCGCCATCAATTTTACTATCTCCATGTAGATAACCATTGATATTAATAGAACCAGTACCTGCATCCAAATCTAAATCATTTAACCATGCTTCTTGTATCGTAAGCGAACCTGAACCTGCATCAATAACTACCTCTGAAAGTTCAATATTCTCAAATAACATTTCACCAGAACCACCATCAATATAGGCATCATCAGCAACTATATTTGTACCTTTCATACCTCCAGAACCAAGGTCTAGGCGCAGCTCTTTTGAATGTAATCCATCGACATTTAAAAATCCACTTCCACCATCAATATTAATTTTATTTGCAATAAAATTCTCTGGTACTGTAACTATAACTTCTGCTTTTTGCATATTCCCATCAATAAATGAAAATAGATTAAAGAACCAATTTTTTTGATTTTCAAAACCAATTACTAATGTTCCATTTTGTGTTAATCTAGCTTGATAATTATCGGATACGTTTTTTGCCTCTACTAAAAAACGATCCCCTGTCTGAATTGTCACTGAGTAATTTGCGCATTCAACTTCTAAGCTAGTTACATTTGTAAACTCCTCTGAAAAGCTAACTACTTGTGTTTTACTATTTTTTATCTCTACGCCCGTAGAAATTCCTGCAATAATACCAAATATTCCAGTAAATATTCCTATTGTAAGGAAGATTGCAAATGCGATAGCAAAATACTTGATTACTTTTTGTACTGGATTCATTTTATATCTACACCTCCAAACATACAGGTTCCATTAATATAGATTGTAGGTCCCTCTTTCGCATTTTTATATCTTTTATTGCTTACCCCTCCAAAAATGGAAGTAGACGAACATTTAACTCTAACATGTTCTGGTACCCATATGTTTATACCTCCAAATATCGCAGTTGCATTTATAACGATATCATCATCAATTACAGCATTTCTTAAGTCAAAATCAAGCCCTCCAAAGATTGCATTAAGCTCACTACCATAAAATACTTCTGGAGGCAGCACAATTCGTCTTCCGCTAAACGTTACCGCATATTCAGTACTAGGTTTCTGATTATTCATAATGTTTTTAAACTTCGTAGAATAAAAAAGATTTTTTATTATCATATGAATACCTATTACAATTAATATGATTGGAATTATTAACTTACGTACCATTGACATATCAATAAGATCCCTACTAGAAAGTAGTAGAAAAACTCCTATTGTAAGCCATATGGTTGAGCCACTTCCAAATCCATACTTAACAATGCTAATAATGCTAGGTATAATGATTAAGAATGTCCACCAACCATCAAAGAAGAAGTTAAAATCCCATAAATTAAGAACATTTCCCGCAATTCCTAAACCAAGCGCAATCCAAAAGATTCCCCATAACATGTTTGATATTTTATATCTCATAACACCCTCCTGACTATATATCTATTTTTACATATTTTATTGATTTTATCATACGACAGGAGACTTTCATATTCAAGTTAGAATTATATTAGAATCGTCTCATTTGATTTTCATTTAAAGTAGAACATTTTCATCGTCATGCACGTACTAAATCGAGCATTTTTTAATTAAAACAAAGTATTTATACCTTAAGCTATATGGCACAGCTCTTATTCCTTAAATTATAAAGCACAGAACTTATGCATAAGTTATATGACAAAGCATTTATGAATTATTTTACAAATAAAAAAACTGCTATAAACTATCTATCTCAATTATTCCTTAAAATAAATGAAACTATAGTTTATAACAGTTCATATTTTTCATATTATATGTTAAAATTACGCAATCTTAGATTTAGCAACTTCAACTAAAGCTTTAAAGCCTTCTGCATCGTTAACAGCCATTTCTGCTAACATCTTTCTGTTTACAGTAACGTTAGCTTCTTTTAAGCCATACATGAATTTACTGTAGGAAAGACCATTCATTCTAGCTGCTGCATTAATTCTTGCAATCCATAATTGTCTGAATTGTCTTTTTCTTTCTTTACGTCCAGCGAAAGAGGAAGTTAACGCTCTCATTACGGACTGTTTTGCAACTCTATATTGTTTACTTCTAGCGCCTCTATAACCTTTTGCTAGCTTTAATACTTTATTGTGTTTTTTCTTAGCGTTTAAGCCACCTTTAATTCTTGCCATAGTCTATTTCCCTCCTTATACCTTATCTTATAGATATGGTAAAATCTTTTTCATGTTCTTTTCGTTACTTGCATCCATCATGGTTGCTTTTCTAAGATTTCTCTTAGTTTTTGTAGATTTCTTAGTTAAAATATGCTGTTTTCCAGCTTTCATTCTCTTTAATTTACCTGTACCAGTCATCTTAAAACGCTTAGCTGCTGCTTTGCTTGTTTTCATTTTTGGCATGATATTTCCTCCTTAATTATAGGCTTAGCACAATAACTTAAGCACTAACCACAATATTTATTACTGCTATGAAACATGCTATACAAGTCCCATTATTTAATACATTTTAACCAAATCACTCAATGAGTTATCCTATTAAAATGATATTAACGACTACTATTTTTTCTCTGTAAGAAACATGCTCATGCTTCTTCCTTCCATTTTTGCAGGTTTTTCAACAGAAGCCACATCTTCGAGTAAAGCATAAAAATCGTCTAAGATCTGCTTATTTTGTCCCATATGTGCCATTTCTCTGCCTCGAAATCTTAGAGATACCTTGACCTTATCCCCTTTGGTAATGAACTTTCTTGCTTGATTTGCCTTTGTATTCAAATCATTGTCATCGATGTTCGGTGTTAAACGGATTTCTTTAACGTCTGTAACCTTCTGCTTTTTCTTAGCTTCTTTTTCTTTTCTAGCTAATTCATATCGATATTTACCATAGTCAATAATTTTACAAACAGGTGGTTTAGCCGTTGGGGCAATCTTTACTAAATCAAGTTCCGCCTCCTGTGCTAACTTCAATGCATCTCTTGATGATACAATTCCAAGCTGTTCTCCGTCTTTACCAATCAGACGAACTTCTCTGTCTCTGATTTGCTCATTAATCATTAATTCGCTAATAGTTCTGCACCTCCATAGGATATTATAAAAAAAAAATAAGGTGAATAGCAAGCTATCCACCGTTCATTCAAACCATACAAAATAAGCATACACATATACCTTTATCGTATATGAGAAACTTTATTTATCTAAGTATTAAGGCCCG encodes:
- a CDS encoding DUF4097 family beta strand repeat-containing protein; translation: MNPVQKVIKYFAIAFAIFLTIGIFTGIFGIIAGISTGVEIKNSKTQVVSFSEEFTNVTSLEVECANYSVTIQTGDRFLVEAKNVSDNYQARLTQNGTLVIGFENQKNWFFNLFSFIDGNMQKAEVIVTVPENFIANKINIDGGSGFLNVDGLHSKELRLDLGSGGMKGTNIVADDAYIDGGSGEMLFENIELSEVVIDAGSGSLTIQEAWLNDLDLDAGTGSININGYLHGDSKIDGGSGNITLAIKDTIDNFNLRGDAGSGGIWVAGEKMMDDFKRNNITANNSIYIDGGSGRVALDFQ
- a CDS encoding DUF5717 family protein, whose translation is MKEKIEQLSRGEFTYELPNILLSEEELFITVESGGTQDGNFTIYNSINSKIKGVLYSSSRFLCIDKKHFYGENNLIEFRVIAKELEAGRVIDAFIDIITDCGEIKLPVKIQVEEPSISSSIGKMKDLIQFANLAKSDWSEAKQLFKSEELPRLLNYYYKKNILVYNALRRSSGMSQAMDEFLVSVHKKVAVKFKVEKTNYEYEASLYSFMDKVVLTKEGWGYAKLRISTDAPFLEIERKIIWADNFIGDRYELNFVVKAEDMKDGVHHGNIYIETVHQTFIIRVKVVRKRERAEERIKERKNKQYCVLFVRNYIRFRFNQISAEEYERSAKKLLEEVRNQELYNAYFKLYQAHVELISGDECEALKLLNEVEESITIEDSQYPVISGVSTYLRTLVYKNNEDIVNATKAIRRIYEREEKSFLLLWCLLYIDKSYEFNLLKKYEDIKDQCMSGCMSPVLYYEAIYLMVEEPSLVKSLDSFELRVLAFALRNQYFSIDLARQITYLASKAKESNQLLFYILRKVYECYKLKETLIAICTLLIRNHIKDVNVNEWYYKGILEQLRITELPEYYMYSLSDENYEPFNHFILTYFNYNNKLPDKKKAYLYANIIKNKENDRTTYQNYERAIYEYALQKLANKSINKHLAVIYDDVFHRIEIDEMIAKNLPDVAFYYQVECFNPNIRSVAVVHKELKEETVVPFIEGKAFVEIFTDNAKIFLLDENNERYHSTIDYTIYKLLYLNDVMLKCYEWNQENPKLLLFLAQNQSDYQRLDETTISLKHKLIESDIFSDELKREYTKSLIYYYHDNFNADSEVFDLQHIKLETLDKETRKKVIEMMILSEMYEVVIEALSEFGYQDIDINLLMKFCSQWIHKESIEIQLVNIIVDICYFVFTSGTYDESIIKYLLHFYSGPTKDMHDLWRAAKNFDVDTIEIEERLLGQILFAECYIADAVPVFMSYYRNGFNHVLIRSFLSYYAYKYLVKDRLLEQELFDVMKRENGYERNDICLLALLKFYAGKDLLTDSEQNFVDYHMSTFEQNNMILPFFKDLKIMKRFSLRIHDKYFVEYRTDPNNKVFIHYLIDGNEDKQNFISEEMVNVCYGIFIKEFVLFENEILQYYISEESASGSSITESKSVNIEVMKDEIQETNFGRLNSIIHTKETMDGETFDMELDQYIRMEHAIDALFKPV
- the rplT gene encoding 50S ribosomal protein L20; protein product: MARIKGGLNAKKKHNKVLKLAKGYRGARSKQYRVAKQSVMRALTSSFAGRKERKRQFRQLWIARINAAARMNGLSYSKFMYGLKEANVTVNRKMLAEMAVNDAEGFKALVEVAKSKIA
- the rpmI gene encoding 50S ribosomal protein L35; protein product: MPKMKTSKAAAKRFKMTGTGKLKRMKAGKQHILTKKSTKTKRNLRKATMMDASNEKNMKKILPYL
- a CDS encoding LiaF transmembrane domain-containing protein; translation: MRYKISNMLWGIFWIALGLGIAGNVLNLWDFNFFFDGWWTFLIIIPSIISIVKYGFGSGSTIWLTIGVFLLLSSRDLIDMSMVRKLIIPIILIVIGIHMIIKNLFYSTKFKNIMNNQKPSTEYAVTFSGRRIVLPPEVFYGSELNAIFGGLDFDLRNAVIDDDIVINATAIFGGINIWVPEHVRVKCSSTSIFGGVSNKRYKNAKEGPTIYINGTCMFGGVDIK
- the infC gene encoding translation initiation factor IF-3, with translation MINEQIRDREVRLIGKDGEQLGIVSSRDALKLAQEAELDLVKIAPTAKPPVCKIIDYGKYRYELARKEKEAKKKQKVTDVKEIRLTPNIDDNDLNTKANQARKFITKGDKVKVSLRFRGREMAHMGQNKQILDDFYALLEDVASVEKPAKMEGRSMSMFLTEKK